The genome window AAAGTCGGTCTGGTAGCAGAGTTTTTACATGAAGATTTCGACAGAACTCTCAAAAATGTGGCAGGCGTGAAGCGGGGCGCTCAAAGTCTGGCGGAAAAATTTCAAGATAAAGCTCTCGAAGTCAGGGATGTAGCTCAAGAAAAAGTTGCAGAGTTGAAGCGGCAAAGGCAAGAATCTGTCCCGCCAGAGCCGAACCCGGAGCCGCCCGAGTCAGATTTGAGCTGAAGTTTGGCCTTCCCGCTCGCCCTGCGACTAATTGCCGATCGCATTTTGGGGCGGCGCGCGCGAGGAAGGTCGATCGGTATTTTCCCTATGAGAGATTGAGGCGTTGTCGCTCAAAATTCCAGTGCTGCTCAAAGCATTGTATTTTAAAGGTATCGCATCAATAAGGAAAATGTTAGCAACTCAAAACGACCTATGCTGTTTGATACAATCAACAAGTATTTTATCGAGAGACGCCAGGATTAATAATTGGTTAACTTCTTTCTTTATAAACAGCGAGTCGTTGAGCAGTAACTGTCGCCCGATCGAGAAGTCGAATCAGCGGAGCAACCAGCGCGGGTCTGAGTTAAATTCTCTGGTTCGTCAACGGGAAAAGGATTATTTAGCCGATCGAATTGAGCGGCTCATCCATCGGCACAATCGTTCCCTCACAGACCAAATTAATCAAGCGGTTTTAACCGCTGTCCATCACTGGGAAGTTCACCCGATTAATAACATCGTGTTTGGTTGTTACCGAGGACAGCAAAAATTTGCGCCTGGGCCAAAAGCTAACCGTCAAAAGTTTGTTCAAATGCCTCAAGCAGCCAAAAGTTCGACTTTTACGGTAGAGCGATGGGATAGTGGCGCACTGACGACGCCTTTAAAAAGCAAATTTATTGCAGTATTGTACCAAAAAATCTCTCTGGAAGTATCCCCGTTTCTGTCTGGCGGTGGAGTGTCAAAACATCAGTGATTACCTTAACTCTTTTACATCCTATCCAGTCTGTCCCGGTTCAAAGTTGGTGTTTTGAGTCAGAACCGGTGGTTCGGATCGGTCGATCGAACGACAATGATGTAATTATTTACAGCGCTGTAGTTTCCCGCCACCACGTAGAACTGTGGAATCACGCTCATGGCTGGGAAATTATTAATTTTGGTGCTAACGGCACTTATGTAGATGATAGACCGATCGCTCAGGTGTCCTTGGTGGACGGGATGACAATTCGCTTGGGCAATTCCGGGCCAAAAATCAGGATTCGGGTGGGCGCAACGAATCAACCGGGTAAAATAATCAAGCCACCGCAGCGCGAACTCCGCCAAAAAGACGAAGTTTCAAAAGACAGGTCAACAGCTTGGCCTGGGGGCGTGGGAATAATCGAAGACGATGAACTTGGAGGGCTGACTCAAATCGATCTTGACTGACCGGCAGCTATCTATCTATCCCTGCTGGCTAGTTCCAACAAA of Oscillatoria nigro-viridis PCC 7112 contains these proteins:
- a CDS encoding FHA domain-containing protein, which codes for MITLTLLHPIQSVPVQSWCFESEPVVRIGRSNDNDVIIYSAVVSRHHVELWNHAHGWEIINFGANGTYVDDRPIAQVSLVDGMTIRLGNSGPKIRIRVGATNQPGKIIKPPQRELRQKDEVSKDRSTAWPGGVGIIEDDELGGLTQIDLD